The following are encoded in a window of Kitasatospora sp. NBC_01250 genomic DNA:
- a CDS encoding MarR family winged helix-turn-helix transcriptional regulator, protein MSTDPASLQLAADLRAAVGELVRLVRADTVLPQNQVGALGWLVREGPHTTAELADRQRVRHQSMARTVTLLLQAGLIRQQPHPSDGRKVVLSATEAGVETLHEQRRRREQRLAEVIERELTEPERQVLRQAVGLLRRIG, encoded by the coding sequence ATGAGCACCGACCCCGCCTCGCTCCAGCTCGCCGCCGACCTGCGCGCCGCCGTCGGCGAGCTGGTGCGCCTGGTGCGGGCCGACACGGTGCTGCCGCAGAACCAGGTCGGCGCGCTGGGCTGGCTGGTCCGCGAGGGCCCGCACACCACCGCCGAACTGGCCGACCGCCAGCGGGTGCGCCACCAGTCGATGGCCCGCACCGTCACCCTGCTGCTCCAGGCCGGCCTGATCCGCCAGCAGCCGCACCCCAGTGACGGGCGCAAGGTGGTGCTGAGCGCCACCGAGGCGGGCGTCGAGACGCTGCACGAGCAGCGCCGCCGCCGCGAGCAGCGGCTGGCCGAGGTGATCGAGCGCGAGCTGACCGAGCCGGAGCGGCAGGTGCTGCGCCAGGCGGTCGGGCTGCTGCGGCGGATCGGCTGA
- a CDS encoding MMPL family transporter: MRSFAAPTSAPAAAPGRLAVLGRFCHRHRRWVLAFWVGVLALGVLIGGRVFEGSVTNTSSDGYESTKGTAVVAAADPSAGTVTAVVDGAPVDTPAVRDAVTAAAQDLAKLPGVLSVSDAYQGGQQALRAADGSASVLDVRLAADSTAKQQQAVGQQLANLEVPGAHVTVGGDLVLQHEVKAQTQSDTKFGEIVTLPLTLIVMVLVFGGLAAASLPVIGAVASVGGALLAMFGFSQIMDIDTTVLPIATVLGLGLSIDYALLMVNRFREERGAGAGQAAAVERTAATAGRTVAFSGLTVAVALSGLFVFTSPVFRAVAAAGVSVVVIAVLAALTLVPALLGFAGHRIKPPKHSEPDEGFFARTVRRVQRRAVPVALICVALLTAAGAPFLHADMRSTGAAVLPTSSAGRQVSDTIAQRFPQLASAPVTVVVQGDQQAAAHYADTVVAKLPEVAGVRAVQPAGPDLSTVEVLVHGDPQGSAAKSVVDELRADRGGLTTYVTGDAASVVDFQHELLARGPWALGLVAVGTLVLLFLMTGSVVMPVKALLMNVLSLGCSLGALTMVFQFGWFSGLLGFTPTGGLETFIPVLVFAFAFGLSMDYEVFLLARIKELRDQGYNCKEAVQLGLQRSGRIITSAALLMVIVFAGFAAGQMLMVKQMGIALAVAVAVDATLVRCLLVPAAMSLFGEFNWWAPAPLRRLYNRFGLREHVALPPLEVPAAAAVPGPRTPRAVAEEPVPTPS; this comes from the coding sequence ATGCGCTCCTTCGCCGCACCAACCTCAGCCCCTGCCGCCGCTCCCGGGCGGCTCGCCGTGCTCGGCCGTTTCTGCCACCGCCACCGGCGCTGGGTCCTCGCCTTCTGGGTGGGCGTGCTCGCGCTCGGCGTCCTGATCGGTGGCCGGGTCTTCGAGGGCTCCGTCACCAACACCTCCTCCGACGGCTACGAGTCCACCAAGGGCACCGCCGTGGTGGCCGCCGCCGACCCGTCGGCCGGGACGGTCACCGCGGTCGTCGACGGAGCACCGGTGGACACCCCCGCGGTGCGCGACGCCGTCACCGCCGCCGCCCAGGACCTGGCGAAGCTGCCCGGCGTGCTCTCGGTCTCCGACGCCTACCAGGGCGGCCAGCAGGCGCTGCGTGCGGCCGACGGGTCGGCGAGCGTGCTGGACGTGCGGCTCGCCGCCGACTCCACCGCCAAGCAGCAGCAGGCGGTCGGCCAGCAGCTGGCGAACCTCGAGGTGCCGGGCGCGCACGTGACCGTCGGCGGTGACCTGGTGCTGCAGCACGAGGTCAAGGCGCAGACCCAGTCGGACACGAAGTTCGGCGAGATCGTCACCCTGCCGCTGACCCTGATCGTGATGGTGCTGGTCTTCGGCGGGCTCGCCGCGGCCAGCCTGCCGGTGATCGGTGCCGTCGCCTCGGTGGGTGGCGCGCTGCTGGCGATGTTCGGTTTCAGCCAGATCATGGACATCGACACCACGGTGCTGCCGATCGCCACCGTGCTCGGCCTCGGCCTGTCGATCGACTACGCGCTGCTGATGGTCAACCGGTTCCGCGAGGAGCGCGGGGCCGGCGCGGGGCAGGCCGCCGCCGTGGAGCGGACGGCCGCGACGGCCGGGCGCACGGTGGCCTTCTCCGGGCTGACGGTGGCGGTCGCGCTCAGCGGGCTCTTCGTCTTCACCAGCCCGGTCTTCCGGGCGGTGGCCGCCGCCGGCGTCAGCGTGGTGGTGATCGCGGTGCTCGCCGCGCTCACCCTGGTTCCCGCGCTGCTCGGCTTCGCCGGGCACCGGATCAAGCCGCCCAAGCACTCCGAGCCCGACGAGGGCTTCTTCGCCCGCACCGTGCGCCGGGTCCAGCGCCGGGCGGTGCCGGTCGCGCTGATCTGCGTGGCGCTGCTGACGGCGGCCGGGGCGCCGTTCCTGCACGCCGACATGCGCAGCACCGGCGCCGCCGTGCTGCCGACCAGTTCGGCGGGCCGCCAGGTCAGCGACACCATCGCGCAGCGCTTCCCGCAGCTGGCCTCGGCCCCGGTGACGGTGGTGGTGCAGGGCGACCAGCAGGCCGCCGCGCACTACGCCGACACCGTGGTCGCCAAGCTGCCCGAGGTCGCCGGGGTGCGCGCGGTGCAGCCGGCCGGCCCGGACCTGAGCACCGTCGAGGTGTTGGTGCACGGCGACCCGCAGGGCAGCGCGGCCAAGTCGGTGGTGGACGAGCTGCGCGCCGACCGGGGCGGGCTGACCACCTACGTGACGGGCGACGCGGCGAGCGTGGTCGACTTCCAGCACGAGCTGCTGGCCCGCGGACCGTGGGCGCTGGGGCTGGTGGCGGTCGGCACCCTGGTGCTGCTCTTCCTGATGACCGGGTCGGTGGTGATGCCGGTCAAGGCGCTGCTGATGAACGTGCTCTCGCTGGGCTGTTCGCTGGGCGCGCTGACCATGGTCTTCCAGTTCGGCTGGTTCAGCGGGCTGCTGGGCTTCACCCCGACCGGGGGGCTGGAGACCTTCATCCCGGTGCTGGTCTTCGCCTTCGCCTTCGGGCTGTCGATGGACTACGAGGTCTTCCTGCTGGCCCGGATCAAGGAGTTGCGGGACCAGGGCTACAACTGCAAGGAGGCCGTGCAACTGGGCCTGCAGCGCAGTGGCCGGATCATCACCTCGGCGGCGCTGCTGATGGTGATCGTCTTCGCCGGCTTCGCGGCCGGGCAGATGCTCATGGTCAAGCAGATGGGCATCGCGCTGGCGGTGGCCGTCGCGGTGGACGCGACCCTGGTGCGCTGTCTGCTGGTGCCGGCCGCGATGTCGCTCTTCGGCGAGTTCAACTGGTGGGCGCCGGCGCCGTTGCGCCGGCTGTACAACCGGTTCGGGCTGCGCGAGCACGTGGCGCTGCCGCCGCTCGAGGTGCCCGCCGCGGCGGCGGTGCCGGGCCCGCGCACCCCGCGGGCGGTGGCCGAGGAGCCGGTGCCTACTCCGAGTTGA
- the polA gene encoding DNA polymerase I has product MLLDGHSLAYRAFYALPVENFNTSTGQPTNAVYGFASMVANTVRDEAPTHLAVAFDVSRKTFRSEEFPDYKANRAKTPDEFRSQIGLIGELLDAMKVTRLSLEGFEADDIIATLATAAEADGFDVLIVTGDRDSLQLVTEHVTVLYPTKGVSELTRYTPEKVAEKYGVTPRQYPDLAALRGDPSDNLPGIPGVGEKTAAKWVNQFGSFDELVSRADEVKGKIGEKLREHLDSVKRNRVLTELVRDVELPVGVAELGREPFDREAVGQLMESLEFRNANFRDRVFALDVGGAEAAEEAVAAPGIEVAGELLTEPGALAGWLAEHAAGPGQVALAAVYQWALGSGEVQEVALATAESAAWFDPSQLAEEDERAFAGWLADPERPKALHIAKHVLRAFAERGWAIEGIAADTALAAYLEKPGRRTFTLEVLAEEYLGRSLAPVEAAESGQLAFDAPEEDTTAGARALMVQARTVLDLAALFEARLAEAGAVELVRDMELPIAALLARMERTGIAADRAWLQSLEQQFAAEIQRVVEEAHRAAGREFNLGSPKQLQEILFGELALPKTKKIKTGYTTDADALTWLAGQTENELPVILLRHRDQAKLRTTVEGLLKTVSPQGRIHTTFNQMVAATGRLSSQDPNLQNIPVRTEEGRLIRRAFVVGEGYESLLTADYSQIELRIMAHLSEDAALIEAFASGEDLHTTVASSVFSVAPEAVDAEMRRKIKAMSYGLAYGLSAFGLSQQLGIKPAEAQGLMDTYFERFGGIRTYLHRVVEEARATGYTETLLGRRRYLPDLTSDNRQRREMAERMALNAPVQGSAADIVKIAMLRVDAELTKARLRSRMLLQVHDEIVLELAPGEREPVEAIVREQMAGAYDLRAPLDVSVGVGPDWEAAAH; this is encoded by the coding sequence ATGCTGCTCGACGGCCATTCGCTGGCCTACCGGGCGTTCTACGCGCTGCCAGTGGAGAACTTCAACACCTCCACCGGGCAGCCCACCAATGCCGTGTACGGCTTCGCCTCGATGGTCGCCAACACCGTGCGCGACGAGGCCCCCACCCACCTCGCGGTCGCCTTCGACGTCTCCCGCAAGACCTTCCGGTCCGAGGAGTTCCCCGACTACAAGGCCAACCGCGCCAAGACGCCGGACGAGTTCCGCAGCCAGATCGGCCTGATCGGCGAGCTGCTGGACGCGATGAAGGTGACCCGGCTCTCGCTGGAGGGCTTCGAGGCCGACGACATCATCGCGACCCTGGCCACCGCCGCGGAGGCGGACGGCTTCGACGTCCTGATCGTCACCGGCGACCGGGACTCCCTCCAGCTGGTCACCGAGCACGTCACCGTGCTCTACCCCACCAAGGGCGTCTCCGAACTGACCCGCTACACCCCCGAGAAGGTCGCCGAGAAGTACGGCGTGACCCCGCGCCAGTACCCGGACCTGGCCGCCCTGCGCGGCGACCCGTCGGACAACCTGCCCGGCATCCCCGGCGTCGGCGAGAAGACCGCCGCCAAGTGGGTCAACCAGTTCGGCTCGTTCGACGAACTGGTCTCCCGGGCCGACGAGGTCAAGGGCAAGATCGGCGAGAAGCTGCGCGAGCACCTCGACTCGGTCAAGCGCAACCGGGTCCTCACCGAGCTGGTCCGCGACGTCGAACTGCCGGTGGGCGTGGCCGAGCTGGGCCGCGAGCCGTTCGACCGCGAGGCGGTCGGGCAGCTGATGGAGTCGCTGGAGTTCCGCAACGCCAACTTCCGCGACCGCGTCTTCGCGCTGGACGTGGGCGGCGCCGAGGCGGCCGAGGAGGCGGTGGCCGCCCCCGGCATCGAGGTGGCGGGCGAACTGCTCACCGAGCCCGGTGCGTTGGCCGGCTGGCTGGCCGAGCACGCGGCCGGCCCCGGGCAGGTCGCGCTGGCGGCCGTCTACCAGTGGGCGCTGGGCAGCGGCGAGGTGCAGGAAGTGGCGCTGGCCACCGCCGAGTCCGCCGCCTGGTTCGACCCCAGCCAGCTCGCCGAGGAGGACGAACGCGCCTTCGCCGGCTGGCTCGCCGACCCCGAGCGCCCCAAGGCGCTGCACATCGCCAAGCACGTGCTGCGGGCCTTCGCCGAGCGGGGCTGGGCGATCGAGGGCATCGCCGCCGACACCGCGCTCGCCGCCTACCTGGAGAAGCCCGGACGGCGCACCTTCACCCTGGAGGTGCTCGCCGAGGAGTACCTGGGCCGTTCGCTGGCCCCGGTGGAGGCGGCCGAGAGCGGCCAACTCGCCTTCGACGCCCCGGAGGAGGACACCACCGCCGGGGCCCGCGCGCTGATGGTCCAGGCCCGCACGGTGCTCGACCTGGCCGCCCTCTTCGAGGCCCGGCTGGCCGAGGCCGGCGCGGTGGAGCTGGTGCGCGACATGGAGCTGCCGATCGCAGCCCTGCTGGCCCGGATGGAGCGCACCGGCATCGCCGCCGACCGCGCCTGGCTCCAGTCGCTGGAGCAGCAGTTCGCCGCCGAGATCCAGCGCGTGGTGGAGGAGGCGCACCGCGCGGCCGGGCGCGAGTTCAACCTCGGCTCGCCCAAGCAGCTCCAGGAGATCCTCTTCGGCGAGCTGGCGCTGCCCAAGACCAAGAAGATCAAGACCGGGTACACCACCGACGCCGACGCGCTGACCTGGCTGGCCGGGCAGACCGAGAACGAGCTGCCGGTCATCCTGCTGCGCCACCGCGACCAGGCCAAGCTGCGCACCACGGTCGAGGGCCTGCTCAAGACGGTCTCGCCGCAGGGCCGGATCCACACCACCTTCAACCAGATGGTCGCCGCCACCGGCCGCCTCTCCTCGCAGGACCCGAACCTGCAGAACATCCCCGTGCGCACCGAGGAGGGCCGCCTGATCCGGCGGGCCTTCGTGGTCGGCGAGGGGTACGAGTCGCTGCTGACGGCCGACTACTCGCAGATCGAACTGCGCATCATGGCCCACCTGTCCGAGGACGCGGCGCTGATCGAGGCCTTCGCCAGCGGCGAGGACCTGCACACCACGGTCGCCTCCTCGGTCTTCAGCGTGGCCCCCGAGGCCGTCGACGCCGAGATGCGCCGCAAGATCAAGGCGATGTCCTACGGCCTGGCCTACGGCCTGTCCGCCTTCGGGCTCTCCCAGCAGCTGGGCATCAAGCCGGCCGAGGCCCAGGGCCTGATGGACACCTACTTCGAGCGCTTCGGCGGCATCCGCACCTACCTGCACCGGGTGGTCGAGGAGGCCCGCGCCACCGGCTACACCGAGACCCTGCTCGGCCGTCGCCGCTACCTGCCCGACCTCACCAGCGACAACCGCCAGCGCCGCGAGATGGCCGAGCGGATGGCGCTCAACGCCCCCGTGCAGGGCTCGGCCGCCGACATCGTCAAGATCGCGATGCTCCGGGTCGACGCCGAGCTGACGAAGGCGCGGCTGCGCTCGCGGATGCTGCTCCAGGTGCACGACGAAATCGTGCTCGAACTGGCCCCCGGCGAGCGCGAGCCGGTCGAGGCCATCGTCCGCGAGCAGATGGCCGGCGCCTACGACCTGCGCGCCCCGCTGGACGTCTCGGTCGGCGTCGGCCCCGACTGGGAGGCGGCGGCGCACTGA
- the rpsA gene encoding 30S ribosomal protein S1, with product MTSPTDTSVSTTPQVAVNDIGDAEAFLAAIDETIKYFNDGDIVEGIIVKVDRDEVLLDIGYKTEGVIPSRELSIKHDVDPHEVVKVGDEIEALVLQKEDKEGRLILSKKRAQYERAWGTIEKIKEEDGIVTGTVIEVVKGGLILDIGLRGFLPASLVEMRRVRDLQPYVGKELEAKIIELDKNRNNVVLSRRAWLEQTQSEVRQTFLTTLQKGQVRSGVVSSIVNFGAFVDLGGVDGLVHVSELSWKHIDHPSEVVEVGQEVTVEVLDVDMDRERVSLSLKATQEDPWQQFARTHQIGQVVPGKVTKLVPFGAFVRVDEGIEGLVHISELAERHVEIPEQVVQVGDEIFVKVIDIDLERRRISLSLKQANESLGADPASVEFDPTLYGMAASYDDAGNYIYPEGFDPEANDWLPGFDKQREEWERQYAEAQARFEQHQAQVIKSREADAEAAAEGGDAVAAAAGGNYTSSSDEGSGALASDEALAALREKLAGGQS from the coding sequence ATGACGAGCCCCACCGACACCTCTGTCAGCACCACCCCGCAGGTTGCGGTCAACGACATCGGCGACGCGGAAGCTTTCCTCGCGGCGATCGACGAGACCATCAAGTACTTCAACGATGGCGACATCGTTGAGGGCATCATCGTGAAGGTCGACCGTGACGAGGTGCTCCTCGACATCGGTTACAAGACCGAGGGTGTCATCCCCTCCCGTGAGCTCTCGATCAAGCACGACGTCGACCCGCACGAGGTCGTCAAGGTCGGCGACGAGATCGAGGCCCTGGTTCTCCAGAAGGAGGACAAGGAGGGTCGTCTGATCCTGTCCAAGAAGCGTGCGCAGTACGAGCGCGCCTGGGGCACGATCGAGAAGATCAAGGAAGAGGACGGGATCGTCACCGGTACCGTCATCGAGGTCGTCAAGGGTGGTCTCATCCTCGACATCGGCCTCCGTGGCTTCCTCCCGGCCTCGCTGGTCGAGATGCGCCGCGTCCGCGACCTCCAGCCCTACGTGGGCAAGGAGCTCGAGGCCAAGATCATCGAGCTGGACAAGAACCGCAACAACGTGGTCCTGTCCCGCCGTGCCTGGCTGGAGCAGACCCAGAGCGAGGTCCGCCAGACCTTCCTCACCACCCTGCAGAAGGGCCAGGTGCGCTCCGGCGTCGTCTCCTCGATCGTCAACTTCGGTGCCTTCGTGGACCTGGGCGGCGTCGACGGTCTGGTTCACGTCTCCGAGCTGTCCTGGAAGCACATCGACCACCCGTCCGAGGTTGTCGAGGTCGGCCAGGAGGTCACCGTCGAGGTTCTCGACGTTGACATGGACCGCGAGCGCGTCTCCCTGTCGCTGAAGGCGACCCAGGAGGACCCGTGGCAGCAGTTCGCCCGTACGCACCAGATCGGCCAGGTCGTCCCGGGTAAGGTCACCAAGCTGGTTCCGTTCGGTGCGTTCGTCCGCGTGGACGAGGGCATCGAGGGTCTGGTCCACATCTCCGAGCTGGCCGAGCGCCACGTGGAGATCCCGGAGCAGGTCGTCCAGGTCGGCGACGAGATCTTCGTCAAGGTCATCGACATCGACCTCGAGCGCCGCCGCATCAGCCTCTCGCTGAAGCAGGCCAACGAGTCGCTCGGTGCCGACCCGGCCTCGGTCGAGTTCGACCCGACCCTGTACGGCATGGCTGCCTCGTACGACGACGCCGGCAACTACATCTACCCCGAGGGCTTCGACCCCGAGGCGAATGACTGGCTGCCCGGCTTCGACAAGCAGCGCGAGGAGTGGGAGCGCCAGTACGCCGAGGCGCAGGCCCGCTTCGAGCAGCACCAGGCCCAGGTCATCAAGAGCCGCGAGGCCGACGCCGAGGCCGCTGCCGAGGGTGGCGACGCTGTTGCCGCCGCCGCCGGTGGCAACTACACCTCCTCCAGCGACGAGGGCTCCGGCGCCCTCGCCTCGGACGAGGCGCTGGCCGCCCTGCGCGAGAAGCTGGCCGGCGGCCAGAGCTGA
- a CDS encoding MBL fold metallo-hydrolase produces the protein MRLTKFGHACVRIEQDGSTLVIDPGAFTEPEAVQGADALLITHEHFDHFTEDQVRAALAANPGLQIWTNRAVADQLAGLGAAVHAVGAGDAFDVGGIDVSVHGEWHAVIHPDLPRVGNIGFLLGGRVFHPGDALTVPEQPVQTLLLPMAGPWNKIGELIDYVREVKPAQALGIHDGVLNDIGRGIGERMLGEGGPGTGAPYRYLPSGAGLELDAV, from the coding sequence ATGCGACTGACCAAGTTCGGACATGCCTGCGTCCGCATCGAGCAGGACGGCAGCACACTGGTGATCGACCCGGGCGCGTTCACCGAGCCCGAGGCCGTCCAGGGCGCCGATGCGCTGCTGATCACCCACGAGCACTTCGACCACTTCACCGAGGACCAGGTGCGCGCCGCCCTCGCGGCCAACCCCGGCCTGCAGATCTGGACCAACCGCGCGGTCGCCGACCAGCTGGCCGGCCTCGGCGCCGCCGTGCACGCGGTCGGCGCCGGGGATGCGTTCGACGTCGGCGGGATCGACGTCTCGGTGCACGGCGAGTGGCACGCCGTGATCCACCCCGACCTGCCGCGGGTCGGCAACATCGGCTTCCTGCTGGGCGGGCGGGTCTTCCACCCCGGCGACGCGCTGACCGTCCCCGAGCAGCCGGTGCAGACGCTGCTGCTGCCGATGGCCGGGCCGTGGAACAAGATCGGCGAACTGATCGACTACGTCCGCGAGGTGAAGCCGGCCCAGGCGCTGGGCATCCACGACGGGGTGCTCAACGACATCGGGCGCGGGATCGGGGAGCGCATGCTGGGGGAGGGCGGCCCGGGGACGGGGGCGCCCTACCGGTACCTGCCCTCCGGTGCCGGCCTGGAGCTGGACGCTGTGTAG
- the hrpB gene encoding ATP-dependent helicase HrpB encodes MTFDLPVRSALPALAAALDERGVAVLAAPPGTGKTTLVPLALAGLLDSAGPRRTVLVAEPRRLAVRAAARRMAYLLGEQVGGRVGHTIRGERVVGPATVVEVVTTGVLLQRLQRDPELPGVDLVLLDECHERHLDADTALAFLLDVRAALRPELAVVVASATSDTAAWARLLDDGPVVEAHGSAHPVEVVWAPPPSAVRPPQGTRTDPALLEHVAAVVRRALTERGGDLLCFLPGVGEIARVAGRLADLTGVDVLQLHGQAPAAVQDAALTAGARRRVILATSVAESSLTVPGVRIVVDSGLAREPRTDHARGLGSLVTVRASLAAGRQRAGRAGREAPGTVYRCWAEVADARAPRFPTPEIALADLTGFALQAACWGDPDAQGLALPDQPPAGALAAARQTLLALGAVTADGRATERGRRFARTGLHPRLARALLDGAPLVGARRAAELVALLSEEPPRALGDDLVAVWRAVREAGDPYAGRWRQEVRRLRAQLPGAQAKAPDGALTDAGAAGLVVALAHPERVARARGDAFLMASGTAARTAPGSALGGAPWLAIAVADRPAGAPSARVQRAVPIDESTARTAAAHLLTERDEVHWATPPGSRRGDLTARRLTALGALELDEAALRSPAPALLRAALLEGLAREGVSELLRWPEGALSLRARLAFLHHALGAPWPDVGDQALLAAAEQWLEPELSRARRRADLERLDVTSALQRLLPWATGEAGRLDELAPERITVPSGSRIRVDYSSERPVLAVKLQELFGWSAAPALAGGRVPLTIHLLSPAGRPAAVTGDLASFWREGYRAVRADLRGRYPRHPWPEDPTTAEPTRRTNPRK; translated from the coding sequence GTGACCTTCGACCTCCCCGTCCGCAGCGCCCTGCCCGCGCTGGCCGCCGCCCTCGACGAACGGGGCGTGGCCGTGCTCGCGGCGCCGCCCGGCACCGGCAAGACCACCCTGGTGCCGCTCGCGCTGGCCGGGCTGCTCGACTCCGCCGGCCCGCGGCGCACGGTGCTGGTGGCCGAGCCCCGACGGCTCGCGGTGCGGGCGGCCGCCCGGCGGATGGCCTACCTGCTGGGCGAACAGGTGGGCGGGCGCGTCGGCCACACCATCCGCGGCGAGCGGGTGGTCGGGCCCGCGACGGTGGTCGAGGTGGTCACCACCGGCGTGCTGCTGCAACGGCTGCAGCGCGACCCGGAGTTGCCCGGGGTGGACCTGGTGCTGCTGGACGAGTGCCACGAGCGGCACCTGGACGCGGACACCGCGCTCGCCTTCCTGCTGGACGTACGCGCCGCGCTGCGGCCCGAACTGGCCGTGGTGGTCGCCTCCGCGACCTCGGACACCGCGGCCTGGGCCCGCCTGCTGGACGACGGCCCGGTGGTGGAAGCACACGGCAGCGCGCACCCCGTCGAGGTCGTGTGGGCGCCGCCGCCGAGCGCCGTGCGACCGCCCCAGGGCACCCGCACCGACCCCGCCCTGCTGGAGCACGTGGCGGCCGTGGTGCGCCGGGCGCTGACCGAGCGCGGCGGCGACCTGCTCTGCTTCCTGCCCGGGGTCGGCGAGATCGCCCGGGTGGCGGGGCGGCTCGCGGACCTCACCGGCGTCGACGTCCTCCAGCTGCACGGGCAGGCGCCGGCCGCCGTGCAGGACGCGGCGCTCACCGCCGGGGCGCGGCGCCGGGTCATCCTGGCCACCTCGGTGGCGGAGTCCTCGCTGACCGTCCCCGGCGTGCGGATCGTGGTGGACAGCGGGCTGGCCCGCGAGCCGCGCACCGACCACGCGCGCGGCCTCGGCAGCCTGGTCACCGTGCGGGCCTCGCTCGCCGCCGGGCGCCAGCGCGCGGGGCGGGCCGGGCGTGAGGCGCCGGGGACGGTGTACCGGTGCTGGGCCGAGGTGGCCGACGCCCGCGCCCCGCGCTTCCCCACGCCGGAGATCGCGCTGGCCGATCTGACCGGGTTCGCGCTGCAGGCCGCCTGCTGGGGCGACCCCGACGCGCAGGGGCTCGCACTGCCCGACCAGCCGCCGGCGGGCGCGCTGGCGGCGGCCCGGCAGACGCTGCTCGCGCTGGGCGCGGTGACGGCGGACGGGCGCGCCACCGAGCGCGGGCGCCGCTTCGCGCGCACCGGGCTGCACCCGCGGCTGGCCCGCGCACTGCTCGACGGCGCGCCGCTGGTCGGGGCGCGGCGGGCGGCGGAGCTCGTCGCGCTGCTCTCCGAGGAGCCGCCGCGCGCACTGGGCGACGACCTGGTGGCGGTGTGGCGCGCGGTGCGGGAGGCCGGCGACCCCTACGCGGGCCGCTGGCGGCAGGAGGTGCGCCGGCTGCGCGCCCAACTGCCGGGTGCCCAGGCGAAGGCGCCCGACGGCGCGCTGACGGATGCGGGCGCCGCCGGGCTGGTGGTCGCGCTCGCCCACCCGGAGCGGGTGGCGCGGGCCCGGGGCGACGCCTTCCTGATGGCCTCCGGCACGGCCGCCCGGACCGCGCCGGGCTCGGCGCTCGGCGGCGCGCCGTGGCTGGCCATCGCGGTCGCCGACCGGCCCGCGGGGGCGCCCTCGGCGCGCGTCCAGCGGGCCGTGCCGATCGACGAGAGCACCGCGCGCACCGCCGCCGCCCACCTGCTCACCGAGCGGGACGAGGTGCACTGGGCGACCCCGCCCGGCAGCCGGCGCGGCGACCTGACCGCGCGCCGGCTCACCGCCCTGGGTGCGCTCGAACTCGACGAGGCCGCGCTGCGCTCCCCCGCCCCGGCCCTGCTGCGGGCCGCGCTGCTCGAGGGCCTGGCCCGCGAGGGCGTGAGCGAGCTGCTGCGCTGGCCGGAGGGCGCGCTCTCGCTGCGCGCCCGGCTCGCCTTCCTGCACCACGCGCTCGGCGCACCCTGGCCCGACGTCGGCGACCAGGCGCTGCTGGCCGCCGCCGAGCAGTGGCTGGAGCCCGAGCTCTCCCGCGCCAGGCGCCGGGCCGACCTGGAGCGCCTGGACGTCACCTCGGCGCTGCAGCGCCTGCTGCCCTGGGCCACCGGGGAGGCGGGCCGGCTGGACGAGCTGGCCCCCGAGCGGATCACCGTGCCCAGCGGCTCGCGGATCCGGGTGGACTATTCGAGCGAGCGCCCGGTGCTGGCGGTCAAGCTCCAGGAGCTCTTCGGCTGGTCCGCGGCCCCGGCACTGGCCGGCGGCCGCGTGCCGCTGACCATCCACCTGCTCTCCCCGGCCGGCCGCCCGGCCGCGGTCACCGGCGACCTCGCCTCCTTCTGGCGCGAGGGCTACCGCGCCGTCCGCGCCGACCTGCGCGGCCGCTACCCCCGCCACCCCTGGCCCGAGGACCCCACCACCGCGGAGCCGACCAGGCGGACCAACCCGAGGAAGTGA
- a CDS encoding class I SAM-dependent methyltransferase: MIPDTAPGNPADAAFEDSDDEDFALRRPAPAAESSRASRHWWDRNADEYQDEHGAFLGDDRFTWCPEGLDEAEAHLLGPTAELAGREVLEIGAGAAQCSRWLRARGARPVALDISHRQLQHSRRIDLSRGDVPVALVQADAAVLPFADGSFDLACSAYGAVPFSADTAALMREVHRVLRPGGRWVFSVTHPIRWAFPDEPGVEGLTATASYFDRTPYVEQDEQGRASYVEHHRTLGDRVRELVAAGFTLLDLVEPEWPAGLRQEWGGWSPLRGKHLPGTAIFVSRRAS, translated from the coding sequence ATGATCCCCGACACCGCCCCTGGCAACCCGGCCGACGCGGCCTTCGAGGACTCCGACGACGAGGACTTCGCGCTGCGCCGCCCGGCCCCGGCCGCGGAGAGCAGCCGGGCCAGCCGCCACTGGTGGGACCGCAACGCCGACGAGTACCAGGACGAGCACGGCGCCTTCCTCGGCGACGACCGCTTCACCTGGTGCCCCGAGGGCCTGGACGAGGCCGAGGCGCACCTGCTCGGCCCCACCGCCGAGCTCGCCGGCCGCGAGGTGCTGGAGATCGGCGCGGGTGCCGCGCAGTGCTCGCGCTGGCTGCGGGCGCGCGGCGCCAGGCCGGTGGCGCTCGACATCTCGCACCGGCAGCTGCAGCACTCGCGGCGGATCGACCTGTCCCGCGGGGACGTGCCCGTCGCACTGGTGCAGGCGGACGCGGCGGTGCTGCCGTTCGCGGACGGCTCCTTCGACCTGGCCTGCTCGGCGTACGGCGCGGTGCCGTTCAGCGCGGACACCGCGGCGCTGATGCGCGAGGTGCACCGGGTGCTGCGCCCGGGCGGGCGCTGGGTCTTCTCGGTCACCCACCCGATCCGCTGGGCCTTCCCGGACGAGCCCGGGGTGGAGGGGCTGACCGCGACCGCCTCCTACTTCGACCGCACGCCCTACGTCGAGCAGGACGAGCAGGGGCGGGCCAGCTACGTCGAGCACCACCGCACGCTGGGCGACCGGGTGCGCGAGCTGGTGGCCGCCGGGTTCACGCTGCTCGACCTGGTGGAGCCGGAGTGGCCGGCCGGGCTGCGGCAGGAGTGGGGCGGCTGGAGCCCGCTGCGCGGCAAGCACCTGCCGGGGACGGCGATCTTCGTGAGCCGGCGGGCTTCGTGA